The Desulfuromonas versatilis genome has a segment encoding these proteins:
- the mobB gene encoding molybdopterin-guanine dinucleotide biosynthesis protein B has product MSPKALSFVAKSGTGKTTLLEKVISELKSRGYRIGVVKHDAHRFDIDHPGKDSHRLTAAGADTMLISSPEKLALVKKHAEALPITELLATYFGDVDLVLTEGFKKSGLPKIEVHRQERSATLLCRGEENDPTLVAVASDEALELDVPVLDLNNPAQVADFVEKTFLA; this is encoded by the coding sequence ATGTCCCCCAAAGCCCTATCTTTCGTCGCCAAGTCGGGCACCGGCAAGACCACCCTGCTCGAGAAGGTCATCAGCGAGCTCAAGTCCCGCGGCTACCGCATCGGCGTGGTCAAACACGACGCCCACCGTTTCGACATCGACCATCCGGGCAAGGACAGCCACCGGCTTACCGCCGCCGGGGCCGACACCATGCTGATCAGCTCCCCGGAAAAGCTGGCGCTGGTGAAAAAGCACGCGGAGGCGCTGCCCATCACCGAACTGCTCGCCACTTATTTCGGTGACGTCGACCTGGTGCTCACCGAGGGGTTCAAGAAGAGCGGCCTGCCCAAGATCGAGGTCCACCGCCAGGAGCGCAGCGCCACCCTGCTCTGCCGCGGCGAGGAGAACGACCCGACCCTGGTGGCGGTGGCCAGCGACGAGGCGCTGGAGCTCGACGTGCCGGTGCTCGACCTCAACAACCCCGCCCAGGTCGCCGATTTC
- a CDS encoding molybdopterin molybdotransferase MoeA, whose protein sequence is MPASFEQARTLILENVAPLGTERVSLLEAAGRILAETVTAPWDMPRYDNSAMDGYAVRAADCAPGAELVLTGYIPAGGIPEPAVEPRCAVKIMTGGPIPPQCDAVVPFEQAEETKGRVTLRGEVRRRDHIRFRGEDIATGAQVLTPGTLLRPAEINLLASFGKPFVTLYRRPRVAILSTGDELVELGERLDVGKIVNSNALSLAAAVKEVGGEPFLLGIARDNAESLREKLVEGLRADVLITSAGVSAGDLDLVRDILAELGVEQVFWKVEIRPGRPTAFGLRGTQPVFSLPGNPVATMITFEEFVRPALLKMMGHLCPIKPYVKAALSEPVRKKLGRVQFLRVCVERKEGCLVVASSGDQHTGILRTMVRANGIATLPADRDRFEPGEEVDVHLITGLDYV, encoded by the coding sequence ATGCCCGCGTCCTTTGAACAAGCGCGAACGCTGATCCTGGAAAACGTCGCCCCGCTGGGGACCGAGCGAGTCTCGCTGCTTGAGGCGGCCGGAAGGATTCTCGCCGAAACTGTCACCGCTCCCTGGGACATGCCCCGCTACGACAACTCGGCCATGGACGGCTACGCGGTGCGCGCAGCCGACTGCGCGCCGGGGGCCGAGCTGGTCCTTACCGGCTATATCCCGGCCGGCGGCATCCCCGAGCCGGCGGTGGAACCTCGCTGCGCCGTCAAGATCATGACCGGCGGCCCGATTCCGCCCCAGTGCGATGCGGTGGTCCCCTTCGAGCAAGCCGAAGAGACCAAGGGTCGGGTGACCCTGCGCGGCGAGGTGCGCCGCCGCGACCATATCCGCTTCCGGGGCGAGGACATCGCCACCGGGGCGCAGGTGCTTACCCCCGGGACCCTGCTGCGCCCGGCGGAAATCAACCTGCTCGCCAGCTTCGGCAAGCCCTTCGTCACCCTCTACCGACGCCCGCGCGTGGCCATCCTCTCCACCGGCGACGAGCTGGTGGAACTGGGCGAGCGGCTTGATGTGGGGAAAATCGTCAACAGCAACGCCCTCTCCCTGGCCGCAGCGGTCAAGGAGGTCGGCGGCGAGCCGTTTCTGCTCGGCATCGCCCGGGACAACGCCGAAAGCCTGCGGGAGAAGCTGGTCGAGGGGCTGCGCGCCGACGTGCTGATCACCTCGGCGGGGGTCTCGGCGGGCGATCTCGACCTGGTCCGCGACATCCTGGCCGAGCTCGGCGTGGAGCAGGTCTTCTGGAAGGTCGAGATCCGCCCCGGCCGCCCCACCGCCTTCGGTCTGCGGGGCACCCAGCCGGTCTTCTCCCTGCCCGGCAACCCGGTAGCCACCATGATCACCTTCGAGGAGTTCGTCCGCCCCGCTCTGCTCAAGATGATGGGCCACCTCTGCCCCATCAAACCCTACGTCAAGGCGGCGCTCAGCGAGCCGGTCCGCAAAAAGCTCGGTCGGGTCCAGTTCCTGCGGGTCTGCGTGGAGCGTAAGGAGGGTTGCCTGGTGGTCGCCAGCTCCGGGGACCAGCATACCGGCATTCTGCGCACCATGGTCCGCGCCAACGGCATCGCCACGCTGCCCGCCGACCGCGACCGTTTCGAACCCGGCGAAGAGGTGGACGTGCACCTGATCACCGGGCTGGATTATGTGTAA
- a CDS encoding energy-coupling factor ABC transporter ATP-binding protein — protein MTPLYALRDIEYRNGTGFTLQVDQLHLHPGRIYALAGPNGSGKSTLLRLLALLARPQRGQISFGGAPLSFEATELQRHRRRVTLVEQTPYLFDRSVAHNLAFGLRLRGVRGEQLRRRCSLALDQVGLAGFEQRRARQLSGGEIQRVALARALALEPEVLLLDEPTANLDRQTILALERLIADLPSRGITVIMATHDPVQPKRLNGELVRLVGGRLADPPHPPENRPQTSPEISTCPRPLNKRER, from the coding sequence GTGACCCCCCTGTACGCTTTGCGCGACATCGAATATCGCAACGGCACCGGCTTCACCCTGCAGGTGGATCAGCTGCACCTGCATCCCGGCCGCATCTACGCCCTGGCCGGTCCCAACGGCTCCGGCAAGAGCACCCTGCTGCGGCTGCTGGCCCTGCTGGCCCGCCCACAGCGGGGGCAAATCAGCTTCGGCGGAGCCCCCCTGAGCTTCGAAGCGACAGAACTGCAGCGGCACCGCCGCCGGGTCACCCTGGTTGAACAGACCCCCTACCTGTTCGACCGCAGCGTCGCCCACAACCTCGCCTTCGGCCTGCGCCTGCGCGGAGTGCGCGGCGAGCAGCTGCGCCGCCGCTGTTCCCTGGCGCTGGACCAGGTGGGACTTGCCGGCTTCGAGCAGCGCCGCGCCCGCCAGCTCTCCGGCGGCGAAATCCAGCGCGTGGCCCTGGCCCGGGCGCTGGCTCTCGAACCCGAGGTGCTGCTGCTTGACGAACCGACCGCCAATCTCGACCGTCAGACCATCCTCGCCCTGGAGCGGCTGATCGCCGACTTGCCCTCCCGGGGCATAACCGTTATCATGGCCACCCACGACCCGGTTCAGCCCAAGCGCCTGAACGGCGAGCTGGTCCGGCTGGTCGGCGGGCGCCTGGCCGACCCTCCGCATCCTCCTGAAAACCGGCCACAAACCAGCCCGGAGATATCGACATGCCCGCGTCCTTTGAACAAGCGCGAACGCTGA
- a CDS encoding ABC transporter permease, whose translation MDFIWQSLATSLTLIAALDVEVFRTVWTSLYTSGCAIVAAALAGIPIGLLIGIGRFPGRRLAVTLLNTLMALPTVVIGLVVYGFLSRQGPLGSWGLLFTPMAMIIGQTVLATPIIANYTVAAIAGADSRILPTAQTLGAGRLQGWLQLLIETRFGVMAAVIAGFGRVIAEVGVAMMLGGNIRDYTRTMTTAIALETSKGEFAFGLALGIILMTVALVVNLILNLLQQR comes from the coding sequence GTGGATTTCATCTGGCAATCCCTGGCCACCTCCTTGACTCTCATCGCCGCGCTGGACGTCGAGGTGTTCCGCACCGTCTGGACTTCGCTGTACACCTCGGGTTGCGCCATCGTCGCCGCAGCCCTGGCCGGAATCCCCATCGGCCTGCTGATCGGCATCGGCCGTTTTCCCGGCCGGCGCCTGGCGGTCACCCTGCTCAACACGCTGATGGCCCTGCCGACGGTGGTCATCGGTCTGGTGGTCTACGGCTTTCTCAGCCGCCAGGGCCCCCTGGGCAGCTGGGGGCTGCTGTTCACCCCGATGGCGATGATCATCGGGCAGACCGTGCTGGCCACCCCGATCATCGCCAACTACACGGTGGCGGCCATTGCCGGGGCTGACAGCCGCATCCTGCCCACCGCCCAGACCCTCGGGGCCGGCCGCTTGCAGGGGTGGCTTCAGCTGCTCATCGAGACCCGCTTTGGGGTCATGGCGGCGGTGATCGCCGGCTTTGGGCGGGTGATCGCCGAGGTCGGCGTGGCCATGATGCTCGGCGGCAACATCCGCGACTACACCCGCACCATGACCACCGCCATCGCCCTGGAAACCAGCAAGGGCGAATTCGCCTTCGGCCTGGCCCTGGGGATCATCCTCATGACGGTGGCCCTGGTGGTCAACCTGATTCTCAACCTGCTGCAGCAGAGGTGA
- a CDS encoding porin family protein: protein MKIGVGCFWGMLMLVLGWSCPSPADAWYIGIKGGPMISDIGGMDNAGNLGALVGRDVYGFEYGRLAVEGEFTASIEDGEISKAEFFDGKWDLNTLGVWLAYRSPHRLYGKLKLGVNYVDINVDRSGNDFKDETTGLSWGIGAGWQLDEIFSVEVEYTQETDLELAGDDGDIRFLSLGLNCHF, encoded by the coding sequence TTGAAGATCGGGGTGGGATGTTTTTGGGGGATGCTGATGCTGGTTCTCGGGTGGAGTTGCCCTTCGCCTGCTGACGCCTGGTATATCGGCATCAAGGGCGGACCGATGATTTCGGATATCGGTGGCATGGACAACGCCGGCAACCTCGGAGCGCTGGTGGGCAGGGATGTCTACGGCTTCGAATACGGACGGCTGGCCGTAGAGGGCGAGTTCACCGCCTCCATCGAGGATGGGGAAATTTCCAAGGCGGAGTTCTTCGACGGCAAATGGGACCTCAACACCCTGGGAGTCTGGCTTGCCTATCGAAGCCCGCACCGGTTGTACGGCAAGCTCAAACTGGGGGTCAACTACGTCGATATCAACGTCGATCGCTCGGGGAACGATTTCAAGGATGAGACCACCGGCCTCTCCTGGGGCATTGGAGCAGGTTGGCAACTCGACGAGATCTTCAGCGTGGAAGTCGAATATACCCAGGAGACCGATCTGGAACTGGCCGGCGATGACGGGGACATCCGCTTTTTGAGCCTGGGCCTCAATTGCCACTTCTAA
- a CDS encoding Calx-beta domain-containing protein yields the protein MMSAETRVTIRRMFGTALFGLLCLLQVPGCGGGSGGGGGGAAPGVEVAPGTASLSENGGVQDFQVRLQTAPNGTVVMKIVCRDDAKAWVEPQQLSFNSENWATPQRIWVYGKDDRVADGNRLVEFALGCDGAASGDTTGYLQTSKSFSVTVTDDDKAGVTVTHDPLIFPEGGGSGTFTVGLNTRPNGNVVIDVTSTDATEAVVDQPRLTFTADNWAVPRTLTVYGVDDSDFDDSQSVRVAVDVNPDPALTTDTTGYALLKPSEVADVLVTVVDDDSVGLTVVPGRTSFSEQGGTGYFNVVLTSKPLQAGNETGSKVVIDLTSHDPGEARVQPGQLTFDADDWWKPQLVELIGVNDDVADANQSIDISVEVNAALTIDGTGYQALAQRMVKVTVMDDDEAGFTLSAPALPLTVSEAGTSQDFAVVLNSEPTGAVVFDIASADREEATVSPSRLTFAAGNWSNPQSVRVTGQDDDIDDDTQRFNITVAVDPAATADDSGYPQLPSQFIPVQVEDDDTADLTLIGELLSLSESGTTDSFKVGLTSEPDARVVVRITSPDDSEAKVNKPTLTFTPGDWQTAQEVTVTGVDDDLADGNQSFELSVTVDGAETLDTTGYKSVLPKKIAVIVADDDSANITVTATRLSVSEAAPDNTASFAVGLTSQPDGVVVIRIASDDPTKATVNSPLNFTPENWRSAQTVQVAGQNDDLAGGNQTFDLTVAVDREATQDTTGYKTQPAQVVELTVEDDDRAQVTLSATALTISEAAADNVGSFLVGLSSQPSGEVVITLTSRDPSQATVDSPLRFTPGNWKVKQPATLRAVNDALADGNQSVEIIVAVDASATLDQTGYPDLPAQSLTLTVEDDDQAQITLSRGSLTISEAAPNDTGSFEVNLSSQPDGDVVINLLSGDASEATVNSPLRFTPGNWSVAQRVSVEAVDDEMADGNRTFDITLAVDVDATQDSTGYGQLAAQSVSVTVEDDDLAQIALDKQSLTLTEAAPGNTASFKVSLSSQPDGDVVIALTSGKPGEATVASPLTFTSANWKSAQPVSVQAVNDALADGNQSFDITLAVDDTASGDTTGYKDLPALTLPVTVEDDDQAQITLSGGPLVVSETGTVDSFEVKLSSQPSANVVIGFTSGRPAEAEVLDRQLIFTPDSWDDFKTVRVKGLDDPVADGNQGFDIVVAVDVAATLDETGYADLEPQTLGITVQDDDVAGVTVGTRDGNPIVLGHAGSTGTITVVLNTRPDGEVLIDLSNPDPSITLSSEQVVFAPAEWSTVQNVVVTRVAEQVVGADQIITLSLAVNLDGTNDTTGYRSLVATGDVPDVTVTLQNLPPPPPPPAE from the coding sequence ATGATGAGCGCAGAAACCAGGGTAACCATCCGGCGGATGTTCGGGACGGCACTGTTCGGGCTGCTTTGTCTGTTGCAGGTTCCCGGCTGTGGCGGCGGCTCCGGGGGCGGCGGCGGGGGGGCCGCTCCAGGGGTGGAGGTTGCCCCGGGCACGGCGTCCCTTTCGGAGAACGGCGGCGTCCAGGATTTTCAGGTGCGACTGCAGACCGCGCCCAACGGAACGGTAGTGATGAAGATCGTCTGCAGGGACGATGCGAAGGCCTGGGTTGAGCCGCAGCAGCTCAGCTTCAACTCGGAAAACTGGGCGACGCCCCAACGGATCTGGGTTTACGGCAAGGACGACCGGGTCGCCGACGGCAACCGCCTGGTGGAGTTCGCCCTGGGCTGCGATGGCGCCGCGAGCGGGGACACCACCGGTTACCTGCAGACCAGCAAAAGCTTCTCGGTGACCGTCACCGACGACGACAAGGCGGGGGTGACGGTCACCCACGATCCGCTCATCTTCCCCGAAGGGGGGGGCTCGGGTACCTTCACGGTGGGTCTCAATACCCGCCCCAACGGCAACGTCGTGATCGATGTCACCAGCACCGATGCAACCGAGGCGGTGGTGGATCAGCCACGGCTCACCTTCACCGCCGACAACTGGGCGGTGCCCCGGACCCTGACCGTTTACGGCGTGGATGACTCCGATTTCGACGACAGCCAGAGCGTGCGGGTCGCCGTCGACGTCAATCCGGATCCGGCCCTGACCACCGATACCACGGGCTATGCATTGCTCAAGCCCTCCGAGGTGGCCGACGTGCTGGTCACCGTGGTGGATGACGACTCGGTGGGGCTCACGGTGGTGCCGGGCAGGACGAGCTTTTCCGAACAGGGTGGCACGGGTTACTTCAACGTGGTGCTGACCAGCAAGCCCCTGCAGGCCGGCAACGAGACGGGCAGCAAGGTGGTCATCGACCTCACCAGTCACGATCCCGGGGAGGCGAGGGTCCAGCCGGGGCAATTGACCTTTGACGCCGACGACTGGTGGAAGCCCCAGCTGGTAGAGCTCATCGGGGTCAACGACGATGTCGCCGACGCCAACCAGAGCATCGACATCTCGGTCGAGGTCAATGCCGCTCTCACCATCGACGGCACCGGTTACCAGGCCCTGGCGCAGAGAATGGTCAAGGTCACGGTCATGGATGACGACGAGGCCGGTTTTACCCTGAGCGCGCCGGCGCTGCCGCTCACCGTCTCCGAAGCAGGCACTTCGCAGGACTTCGCCGTGGTGCTGAATTCCGAGCCGACCGGCGCGGTGGTGTTCGACATCGCCAGCGCCGATCGGGAGGAGGCGACAGTGAGCCCCTCCCGGCTGACCTTTGCCGCCGGCAACTGGAGCAACCCCCAGAGCGTGAGGGTAACCGGCCAGGATGACGACATCGACGACGACACCCAGCGCTTCAATATCACCGTGGCGGTGGACCCCGCGGCCACCGCGGACGATTCCGGGTATCCGCAACTGCCCTCCCAGTTTATTCCGGTGCAGGTCGAGGACGACGATACGGCGGACCTCACCCTCATCGGCGAACTGCTGAGCCTCTCCGAATCGGGGACCACCGACAGCTTCAAAGTCGGTCTGACCAGCGAGCCGGACGCCAGGGTGGTGGTCCGGATCACCAGCCCCGACGATTCGGAAGCCAAGGTCAACAAGCCTACCCTGACCTTCACCCCGGGAGATTGGCAAACCGCCCAGGAGGTGACGGTTACCGGGGTCGATGATGATCTGGCCGACGGCAATCAGAGCTTCGAGCTGAGCGTGACGGTGGACGGGGCGGAAACCCTGGACACCACCGGCTACAAGAGCGTCCTGCCGAAAAAGATCGCGGTGATCGTCGCGGACGACGACAGCGCCAACATCACCGTCACCGCGACCCGGCTGAGCGTCTCCGAGGCGGCTCCGGACAACACGGCCAGCTTCGCTGTGGGGCTGACCAGCCAGCCCGACGGCGTGGTGGTGATCCGCATCGCCAGCGACGATCCGACCAAAGCGACGGTCAATTCCCCGCTGAATTTCACCCCCGAGAATTGGCGAAGCGCCCAGACGGTGCAGGTGGCCGGGCAGAACGACGACCTGGCCGGCGGCAACCAGACCTTCGACCTGACCGTGGCGGTGGACAGGGAGGCGACCCAGGACACCACCGGCTACAAGACCCAGCCGGCGCAGGTCGTGGAACTGACGGTGGAAGACGACGACCGGGCTCAGGTCACCCTGTCCGCGACCGCGCTGACCATCTCCGAGGCGGCCGCCGACAATGTGGGGAGTTTCCTGGTGGGACTAAGCTCCCAGCCGAGCGGCGAGGTGGTGATCACCCTCACCAGCCGCGACCCGAGCCAGGCCACTGTCGACTCGCCGCTGCGCTTCACCCCGGGCAATTGGAAGGTCAAGCAGCCGGCCACCCTCCGGGCGGTGAACGACGCCCTGGCCGACGGCAACCAGAGCGTCGAGATCATCGTGGCGGTGGACGCCTCGGCGACCCTGGACCAGACCGGCTACCCGGATCTGCCGGCTCAATCCCTGACCCTGACGGTGGAGGATGACGACCAGGCGCAGATCACCCTGAGCCGGGGATCGCTGACCATCTCCGAGGCCGCTCCGAACGACACGGGCAGCTTCGAGGTCAACCTGAGCAGCCAGCCCGATGGGGATGTGGTGATCAACCTGCTCAGCGGTGACGCCAGCGAGGCCACCGTGAATTCGCCCCTGCGCTTTACCCCGGGCAACTGGAGCGTTGCGCAGAGGGTGAGCGTCGAAGCGGTGGACGACGAGATGGCTGATGGCAACCGTACCTTTGACATCACCCTGGCGGTGGATGTCGATGCCACGCAGGACTCGACGGGCTATGGACAGCTCGCTGCCCAGAGCGTTTCGGTCACCGTGGAGGATGACGACCTGGCGCAGATCGCGCTGGACAAGCAGTCCCTGACCCTTACCGAAGCGGCTCCCGGCAACACGGCGAGCTTCAAGGTGAGTCTGAGCTCCCAGCCGGACGGCGACGTGGTGATCGCTCTGACCAGCGGCAAGCCTGGCGAAGCGACGGTCGCTTCGCCCCTGACCTTCACCTCCGCCAACTGGAAAAGTGCCCAGCCGGTGAGCGTTCAGGCGGTGAACGACGCTCTGGCCGACGGCAACCAGAGCTTCGACATCACCCTGGCGGTGGATGACACCGCCAGCGGCGACACTACCGGTTACAAGGACTTGCCGGCCCTCACCCTGCCGGTGACGGTGGAAGACGACGACCAGGCGCAGATTACCCTGAGCGGCGGCCCCCTGGTGGTTTCCGAGACGGGAACCGTCGATTCCTTCGAGGTGAAATTGAGCAGCCAGCCAAGCGCCAACGTGGTCATCGGCTTCACCAGCGGCAGGCCAGCCGAAGCCGAGGTGCTCGATCGGCAGCTGATCTTCACCCCCGACAGCTGGGATGATTTCAAGACCGTGCGCGTCAAGGGGCTCGACGACCCGGTGGCTGACGGCAACCAGGGCTTCGACATCGTGGTGGCGGTCGATGTTGCGGCGACCCTCGATGAGACCGGCTATGCCGATCTGGAGCCCCAAACCCTGGGCATCACGGTGCAGGACGACGACGTGGCGGGGGTCACGGTCGGCACCCGGGACGGCAATCCCATCGTTCTGGGGCATGCCGGCAGCACCGGGACGATAACCGTGGTGCTGAATACCAGGCCCGATGGCGAGGTGCTGATCGATCTGAGCAATCCCGATCCGAGCATCACCTTGAGCAGCGAGCAGGTGGTTTTCGCCCCTGCCGAGTGGTCGACGGTCCAGAATGTCGTCGTGACGCGGGTGGCCGAGCAGGTCGTCGGTGCCGACCAGATCATCACCCTGTCGCTGGCGGTGAATCTGGACGGGACGAATGACACGACCGGCTACCGCAGCCTGGTGGCCACCGGGGATGTCCCCGATGTGACCGTCACCCTGCAGAACCTTCCACCGCCGCCACCACCACCCGCGGAGTGA
- a CDS encoding Calx-beta domain-containing protein, whose translation MSGILGKIVRFGGISILAAWLAATAGCGSVSDGGDDGGASPGVRATPSATTFSENNGTATVATMLNTAPNGDVVLKVDTNSSDRVSLTPATLTFNSSNWAAPQSFTVAGVNNDAADGNRAVDIALRVDAGATSDSTGYAGLAAAPVGLVKMTVIDDDAAGVTAAPEKLAVLEAGGSATFRVFLNTVPDGEVVVAVKNEGTNQAELSVNRTTLVFTPESWSEANAETVTVTGRNDPEIDGNKSVLLSLDIDEAATGDLTGYTLLEPRVVTVTVIDDDAAGITALPNSLSIMENGGLDQFTVRLNTRPTGSVVLQVASSDTGEVVANQASLTFNATNWDQEQGVGISGVDDLESDKVQNCQITLSVDQDRSSDEVYKAVNPSAVVQVHVLDDELP comes from the coding sequence ATGTCGGGAATTTTAGGCAAAATTGTACGTTTTGGGGGGATTTCCATTCTCGCCGCATGGCTCGCCGCCACAGCCGGCTGCGGCAGCGTCTCCGACGGCGGGGACGATGGCGGCGCGTCCCCCGGGGTCAGGGCCACCCCATCGGCCACCACCTTTTCCGAGAACAACGGAACCGCCACGGTCGCCACCATGCTCAACACGGCACCCAACGGAGACGTGGTGCTGAAGGTCGATACCAACAGCTCGGACAGGGTCTCGCTTACCCCGGCCACCCTCACTTTCAATTCATCCAACTGGGCTGCCCCCCAGAGCTTTACCGTCGCCGGAGTCAACAACGATGCCGCGGACGGCAACCGGGCGGTGGACATCGCTTTGCGGGTGGATGCCGGCGCGACCAGTGACAGCACCGGTTACGCGGGCCTGGCCGCGGCCCCGGTCGGCCTGGTCAAGATGACCGTGATCGATGACGATGCCGCCGGGGTTACTGCCGCGCCGGAGAAACTCGCGGTTCTCGAGGCGGGCGGCAGCGCCACCTTCCGGGTATTTTTGAACACGGTCCCCGATGGCGAGGTGGTCGTCGCGGTGAAAAACGAAGGTACCAACCAGGCCGAACTGTCGGTCAACCGAACCACCCTGGTCTTCACCCCCGAGAGCTGGTCCGAAGCCAATGCGGAAACGGTTACGGTCACCGGCAGGAATGACCCGGAAATCGATGGCAACAAGTCGGTCCTGCTGAGTCTGGACATCGACGAGGCGGCCACCGGCGACCTGACCGGTTACACCCTGTTGGAGCCCCGCGTGGTCACCGTCACGGTCATCGACGACGATGCGGCGGGGATTACCGCCCTGCCCAACAGCCTCAGCATCATGGAGAATGGGGGGCTGGATCAGTTCACCGTGCGCCTGAACACACGCCCGACGGGATCGGTGGTCCTGCAGGTGGCGAGCAGCGACACCGGAGAGGTGGTGGCGAACCAAGCCTCCCTGACCTTCAACGCCACCAACTGGGATCAGGAGCAGGGCGTGGGGATCTCGGGGGTGGATGACCTGGAATCCGACAAGGTCCAGAACTGCCAGATTACCCTGAGCGTCGATCAGGACCGAAGTTCCGATGAGGTCTACAAAGCCGTCAATCCCTCCGCGGTTGTCCAGGTGCACGTTCTGGATGACGAGCTGCCCTGA
- the rpsA gene encoding 30S ribosomal protein S1, with protein MVDDHDELDDSPESEDFAALLEQSLVKTSRLEPGQKIEARVLKISTDWVFLDVGQKGEGVLDKKELLDPEGNLGVAEGDTLAVYFLSRAGGELRFTTRIGGAGAGDARLEEAFRSGIPVDGSVVKEIKGGYEIRLSGGTRGFCPYSQMGLGRSQGPEEYLDKHLPFRITRYEERGRNIVVSHRAILEEERLRLREQLKGTLAEGALVQGRVTSLQKFGAFVDIGGIEGLVPISEIAWGRVEDIGEVLSVGQQVEVAVKSLDWENNRFSFSLKETLADPWSLVAQKYPEGSVHSGKVARLAPFGAFVTLEEGIDGLVHISKLGAGKRINHPREVVREGEDLEVRIEGVDPENRRISLALAGSAQAEQEAEPEEDFRRYVKQDAAAGMGTLGDLLRTKMQGGKKK; from the coding sequence ATGGTTGACGATCACGACGAACTGGATGATTCGCCGGAAAGCGAAGACTTTGCCGCGCTGCTGGAACAGAGCCTGGTCAAAACCTCCCGCCTGGAGCCCGGCCAGAAAATCGAGGCGAGGGTGCTGAAAATATCTACCGACTGGGTCTTTCTCGATGTCGGCCAGAAGGGCGAAGGGGTGCTGGACAAAAAGGAACTGCTCGACCCGGAGGGAAACCTGGGCGTCGCCGAGGGCGATACCCTGGCGGTCTACTTTCTTTCCCGCGCCGGCGGCGAGTTGCGTTTCACCACCCGCATCGGCGGGGCGGGGGCGGGTGACGCCCGCCTCGAGGAGGCCTTTCGCAGCGGCATTCCCGTGGATGGCAGCGTGGTCAAGGAGATCAAGGGGGGGTATGAAATCCGCCTCTCCGGGGGAACGCGCGGGTTCTGCCCCTATTCGCAGATGGGGCTGGGGCGTAGCCAGGGCCCCGAGGAGTACCTGGACAAGCATCTGCCCTTCCGCATCACCCGTTACGAGGAGCGCGGCCGCAACATCGTCGTCTCCCACCGCGCCATCCTCGAGGAGGAGCGCCTGAGGCTGCGCGAGCAGCTGAAGGGGACCCTTGCCGAAGGAGCGCTGGTCCAGGGGAGGGTCACCTCGCTGCAGAAGTTCGGCGCTTTCGTCGATATCGGCGGCATCGAGGGGCTGGTCCCCATTTCGGAGATCGCCTGGGGCCGGGTCGAGGACATCGGCGAGGTGCTCAGCGTGGGCCAGCAGGTGGAGGTGGCGGTAAAAAGCCTCGACTGGGAAAATAACCGCTTCTCCTTCAGCCTCAAGGAGACCCTTGCCGACCCCTGGAGCCTGGTGGCGCAAAAATATCCCGAGGGTTCGGTGCATAGCGGCAAGGTGGCGAGGCTGGCCCCCTTTGGCGCCTTCGTTACCCTGGAAGAGGGGATCGACGGCTTGGTGCACATCTCCAAGCTGGGGGCCGGCAAGCGCATTAACCACCCCCGGGAGGTGGTTCGGGAAGGGGAGGACCTCGAGGTGCGCATCGAGGGGGTCGACCCGGAGAACCGGCGCATTTCGCTGGCCCTGGCCGGCTCCGCCCAGGCCGAGCAGGAGGCCGAACCGGAGGAGGATTTCCGCCGCTATGTCAAGCAGGATGCCGCCGCGGGCATGGGAACCCTGGGAGACCTGCTCCGGACGAAGATGCAGGGCGGGAAAAAGAAATAA
- a CDS encoding YkgJ family cysteine cluster protein → MDGLLTEYRGLLEKVDDWFRRSQAKAQGLVHCAAGCSQCCRGLFDISLLEAYLLQAGFSQLAEETRERVLAQSRLRLAQLQAQWPDFSAPYLLNHMPDELWTEMPEGDMTPCPLLGEDGRCLVYQWRPMTCRLHGLPNVDRSGEIFSDQWCTLNFSGSNPLEREELRWDFRAAFEVEIDLFQRFAEGLLARPLRELDTFIPTALLIDFAGTDWQNLKIAPAGGVRA, encoded by the coding sequence ATGGATGGACTGTTAACAGAGTATCGCGGCCTCCTGGAGAAGGTGGACGACTGGTTCAGGCGCAGCCAGGCCAAGGCGCAGGGACTGGTCCACTGTGCTGCGGGCTGCAGCCAGTGCTGCCGGGGGCTTTTTGACATCTCGCTGCTGGAGGCGTATCTTCTGCAGGCCGGATTTTCCCAGCTCGCCGAGGAAACCCGCGAAAGGGTGCTGGCCCAGTCCCGCCTGCGCCTGGCCCAACTTCAGGCGCAATGGCCCGATTTCTCGGCCCCCTACCTGCTCAACCATATGCCCGACGAGTTGTGGACGGAGATGCCCGAGGGGGACATGACCCCCTGCCCGCTGCTCGGGGAGGACGGGCGCTGCCTGGTGTACCAGTGGCGGCCGATGACCTGCCGGCTGCACGGGCTGCCCAATGTGGACCGCTCCGGCGAAATATTCTCCGACCAGTGGTGCACCCTGAACTTCTCCGGCTCCAATCCGCTGGAGCGCGAAGAGCTGCGCTGGGATTTTCGGGCCGCGTTTGAGGTCGAGATCGACCTTTTCCAGCGGTTTGCCGAAGGGCTGCTGGCCAGGCCGCTGCGCGAACTGGACACCTTCATCCCCACCGCGCTGCTCATCGATTTTGCCGGTACCGACTGGCAAAACCTGAAAATCGCTCCGGCGGGCGGAGTCCGGGCTTGA